CAGATGCTCGGTTTCCGGATGCAGCGGACAGTTGATCGTCACGACATCGCATACTTTCACCATCGATTCGACGTCCGGATGCCAGGTCGCGCCCAGCTCGCGTTCGACGTCGGCGGGAAGACGATGCCGATCCGTGTAGTGAAGCTTGACATCGAAAGCCTTGAGCCGGCGCAGCACCGCGGCGCCGATCCGTCCGGCCGCAACGGTGCCGACGTGCATGCCTTCCAGATCGTAAGCCCGTTCAACACAATCGGCGATATTCCAGCCGCCTCGCTTGACCCATTCGTGCGAAGGCAGATAGTTGCGCACCTGGGAGAGAATCATCATCACCACGTGTTCCGCGACGCTGATGCTGTTGCAGTAAGTCACCTCGGCGACGGTGATGCCGCGTTCGATCGCCGCCTGCAGATCGACGTGATCGGAGCCGATGCCAGCGGTCAAGGCGAGCTTGAGTTTCGGTGCTTTGGCAATGCGCTCCGCCGTCAGATAGGCCGGCCAGAACGGTTGCGAAATGACCACCTCCGCGTCGAGCAACTCGCGTTCGAACACGGAGTTGGGGCCATCCTTGTCCGACGTGACAACCAGCGTGTGACCTTGCGACTCAAGATAGCGGCGCAGCCCCAGTTCGCCGGACACGTTGCCGAGCAGTTGACCCGGGGTGAAATCGATCGCCTCGGGTGTCGGCGCGGTTTGACCATCGTGATAACGGGTGATTGCCGGAACGTCGTCACGTGCATACCTTTTCGGCATGCCGCCGACGGGGTCGTCATACAGTACACAAAGAACCTTCGCCATTTGTCTCGCTCCACTCAATTCAATTGTGATCCGGCGTCACTTGTTTGCCGGCTGGATCGATGCGCGGCATCGATGAACACAGTGTCTTTGAGAGAAGCGAGACCGGTCCAATCGTTTGGACGGATTGGCTGATAACCGGCGCTTATCAAACGTTCGCTATCCCAGCGCAGCAATGTCTGCCGTGTTGAGCAATGCATCAAAAGCCTTCTGAAGGTCCAGACGTTCCGCTGCACTCCACATCGCCGCCGCGAGCGGCGGCATGGAAGGAGAGTTGCGCGTGATCAGGCCGATCTCACGCGTCAACTCGGGCAGCAATGGCGTTGCGTTGACGCCGGTTCGTGCGTCGAGCACGCTTAACAGGCTGTGCGGCAGGATGCTGTACAGGCCGGCATGCTGAACGTTCGAATACAACGCTAGCAAAGAATCCGTTTCGAGCACGACCGTTGGCTGAACGCCGGCCCTGCGAAAAGCCGCGTTGATGACCTGCCGATTCTGCATCGAGGTGCCCAGCAGACAGAACGGTAGTTCGCCGAGCGCGTCCCAACGATTCACGCCCGGCCGGGCAGGCGAGGAAGGCGGAGAGAGCAGAAAATAACGCTCGCGATACAGAGGAAGAACCGCGAACCCCGCCTGGACGCGATCGTCCAGATAGGTGAACCCTATATCGAGTTCATAGTCGTCCAGTTGGCGAAGGATCGTGTCGGCACTGAGCGAGCGCGCCGAGTATCGGATCGAAGCGTGATCCGAGCGGCACGCGCCCAGCAACAAACCGACGATGGGCATTGTCGTTGGAATGACACCGATGCGTATCGTGCCAGTCAGCCGCACCTGGGCGGCCGACGCATCCTGCCGCATATGCTCAAGTGTGGCGAGCGTCTGGCGGGCCCATCCGAGTACCCGCTCGCCTTCCTCGGTGAAACCGATGAAACGTCTGCCACGCCTGACGATGACCAGGCCCAGCTCTGCCTCCAGACTTCGGATCGCCGAGGACAGCGCCGGTTGCGAAACATGGCTCACCTCGGCGGCCTTGGCGAAGTGCTGCTCCTTCGCAAGCGTAACCAGATAATGAAGTTGACGGATGAACATGTGCTCCCCGGATTCCGGCAGATGCGGTTTGCACATGCCAGTCTCGTTATATCACATGGAATATAGCGAGCCCGAATCGCGAAATTTATCGGTTAGCCGCGGATCAATTCTCCAGCGCCATACCTCACGTTGGGTATTGTCGAAGCCAATACTGCTGCTGATACAGTCGGTCGACCGGGAAGTTGAATGACTCGCAGAGGATGCGACGCACGGTGGGAAACGAACCGATCCGAACAGGACAATTCACGGAGGGAGGATGCCGAATGTGCATTGATCACGGCTGCGGAGAACAAGCTTCTCGCGCGATTGAATATTCGCAGGAAACCAGGGCAAGCGTTCTTGCTGCATATCACGATGAAATTTGGGGAGAGACAGTATTTCTGAAGCTGGCAGAGCACGCGCCATTCGCGAGCGAGCACGAGAAGCTGATGGTACTCGCACGCCTCGAAAGTGAAACAAGAGCAAGGCTGAAGGTGTTGCTTGCTCGTTGGGGAATGTCCACGGACGAACCGGATGGCAAGCGGCAAGAGGGTATTGAGCGCGCAAAGGCGTACTGTGCCATGAGCTGGCTGGAATTCGCAGCCGCCTTTGCAAGGGAACTGCCTCCGTACGTGGCCCGATACCGCCTCCTGGCGGAAAGCGCAGCAGGCGCCGACAAACCTGTGCTTCGCTGGCTATATGAGCACGAACGCGTGCTACTCGAATTTTTCAGATGTGAGAGCGGCGGTGAGAGTACGCGGTCTCTAGCGCAGGTTACGGCTCTGATGGAGGCGGCCTCAAAGCAATGCCCTTAGATCAACATCCGGGTGTGAAAAAAACACGACGAAAAAGGCGACAGGAACCGCC
Above is a genomic segment from Paraburkholderia aromaticivorans containing:
- a CDS encoding LysR family transcriptional regulator translates to MCKPHLPESGEHMFIRQLHYLVTLAKEQHFAKAAEVSHVSQPALSSAIRSLEAELGLVIVRRGRRFIGFTEEGERVLGWARQTLATLEHMRQDASAAQVRLTGTIRIGVIPTTMPIVGLLLGACRSDHASIRYSARSLSADTILRQLDDYELDIGFTYLDDRVQAGFAVLPLYRERYFLLSPPSSPARPGVNRWDALGELPFCLLGTSMQNRQVINAAFRRAGVQPTVVLETDSLLALYSNVQHAGLYSILPHSLLSVLDARTGVNATPLLPELTREIGLITRNSPSMPPLAAAMWSAAERLDLQKAFDALLNTADIAALG